In Syngnathus typhle isolate RoL2023-S1 ecotype Sweden linkage group LG14, RoL_Styp_1.0, whole genome shotgun sequence, one genomic interval encodes:
- the s1pr4 gene encoding sphingosine 1-phosphate receptor 4 — MDLSISFSTSSSCPHLYPSSTTFLGNDSLTNISEINHVILRHYNHTGRLRNRTVSNSQNVSVTMIVFLIVSILIILENSLVLVAVISRICRSWRWVYVCIANITLSDLLTGVAYLVNICLSGSRTFQLTPALWLFREGLLFVALAASIFSLLLIAVERYVTIMTPLPQKSTRSTYYRIYGLVALCWVLALVIGFLPLLGWNCVCSLDGCSTLLPLYSKTYILFSLIIFIIILLAIGMLYGAIYSHVHKSAQQRCRKRSLALLKTVITIVGVFMLCWGPLFLLLLVDFFCKSRQCAPLFSADVFISLAVLNSGLNPIIYALGSGEMRRAMAKLLCHCCLKAGLCRPEQLTSKETSSTSESRQDNLRNNLNKIRNLSTASPPLTLKKSRKASKKWRLNSTSSCLSVSSG, encoded by the coding sequence ATGGATCTTTCCATCTCCTTCAGCACCTCATCTTCCTGCCCTCACTTGTATCCTTCATCCACTACTTTCCTCGGCAACGACTCCCTCACGAACATCTCCGAGATCAACCACGTGATCCTGCGTCATTACAACCACACGGGCCGTCTGAGGAACAGAACGGTTTCAAACTCTCAGAACGTCAGCGTCACCATGATCGTCTTCCTCATTGTAAGCATTCTCATCATCCTGGAGAATTCCCTGGTGTTGGTGGCTGTCATTTCTCGCATCTGCCGCAGTTGGCGTTGGGTGTACGTGTGCATCGCCAACATCACCCTCAGTGACCTCCTAACCGGTGTGGCCTACCTGGTCAACATCTGCTTGTCGGGTAGTCGGACTTTCCAGTTGACGCCTGCGCTTTGGCTTTTCCGTGAGGGCTTGCTGTTTGTCGCCCTGGCCGCATCGATTTTTAGTTTGTTATTAATTGCAGTGGAGCGTTACGTGACGATAATGACCCCACTGCCTCAGAAGTCAACCAGGAGCACCTACTACAGGATTTACGGCCTGGTGGCCCTCTGCTGGGTTTTGGCTCTGGTGATTGGCTTCCTTCCCTTATTGGGCTGGAATTGTGTGTGCAGTCTAGATGGATGCTCCACCCTCCTCCCACTCTACTCCAAGACCTACATCTTGTTCTccctcatcatcttcatcatcatcctcctggCTATCGGCATGCTCTACGGCGCCATCTACAGTCACGTACACAAGAGCGCGCAGCAGCGATGCCGTAAGCGCTCCCTGGCTCTGCTCAAAACAGTCATCACCATCGTGGGGGTCTTCATGCTCTGCTGGGGGCCGCtattcctgctgctgctggtggacttCTTCTGCAAGTCCCGGCAGTGCGCGCCGCTCTTCAGCGCCGATGTCTTCATCTCCCTAGCCGTCCTCAATTCAGGCCTCAATCCTATCATCTACGCGCTGGGCAGCGGCGAGATGAGGAGAGCAATGGCTAAGCTCCTGTGTCACTGCTGCTTGAAGGCCGGCCTGTGTCGCCCCGAGCAGTTGACCTCCAAGGAGACCAGCAGCACCTCGGAGAGCAGGCAGGATAACCTAAGGAACAATTTGAACAAGATCAGGAACCTGAGCACCGCCTCGCCTCCGCTAACTCTGAAAAAGTCTCGTAAGGCGTCGAAGAAATGGAGGTTGAACTCCACCAGCAGCTGCCTTTCAGTTTCGAGTGGTTAG